A genomic stretch from Kribbella amoyensis includes:
- a CDS encoding class I SAM-dependent methyltransferase codes for MKTGQELARAQQDRWQAAYEQNRWLHGAEPSAAARWTVRLFGAAGIDDVLELGAGHGRDALYLARQGFSVHATDFSESALDQLRREAQAEGLDDRVTAALHDVRDPLPPADGTVNAVYANLLLNMAFSRAELRSLVLEIRRVLRPGGLFVYTVWSTDDTGYGRCEDLGDGLATKDGFVGRYFDEGLVRELADRWELGGIEPYQEDSRRLFRITQAKPAA; via the coding sequence ATGAAGACTGGACAGGAGCTCGCTCGGGCTCAGCAGGATCGCTGGCAGGCGGCGTACGAGCAGAACCGGTGGTTGCACGGGGCCGAGCCGTCCGCGGCCGCGCGGTGGACCGTCCGACTGTTCGGTGCCGCGGGCATCGACGACGTGCTTGAGCTCGGCGCCGGCCACGGCCGGGACGCGCTTTACCTTGCCCGGCAGGGATTCAGCGTGCACGCGACCGACTTCAGCGAATCGGCGCTCGACCAGTTGCGCCGGGAAGCGCAGGCCGAGGGACTCGACGACCGGGTGACGGCCGCCCTGCACGACGTGCGAGATCCGCTCCCACCCGCCGACGGCACCGTCAACGCGGTGTACGCGAACCTGCTGCTGAACATGGCCTTCTCCCGGGCCGAGCTGCGTTCGCTGGTCCTGGAGATCCGCCGCGTGCTCCGGCCCGGTGGGCTGTTCGTCTACACGGTGTGGTCGACGGATGACACCGGGTACGGCCGGTGCGAGGACCTCGGCGACGGCCTGGCGACCAAGGACGGGTTCGTGGGACGGTATTTCGACGAGGGCCTGGTCCGGGAGCTCGCCGACCGGTGGGAGCTCGGGGGGATCGAGCCGTACCAGGAGGACTCCCGCCGGCTGTTCCGGATCACCCAGGCCAAACCGGCCGCCTGA
- a CDS encoding DUF805 domain-containing protein, with the protein MQWYTEVLKKYVVFTGRARRKEYWMFTLFSVIISIVLSIVDGLIGTRNDTGTGLLSGLYSLAVLLPTLGVTVRRLHDTNRTGWWILIGIVPIIGWIVLIVFLATEGNAGDNQHGPDPKAAERFGTGTPNADPGYPTV; encoded by the coding sequence ATGCAGTGGTACACCGAGGTACTCAAGAAATACGTCGTGTTCACCGGTCGTGCACGGCGCAAGGAGTACTGGATGTTCACGCTGTTCAGCGTGATCATCTCCATCGTGCTCTCCATCGTCGACGGGCTGATCGGCACCCGTAACGACACCGGTACGGGCCTGCTGTCCGGCCTGTACTCGCTGGCCGTCCTGCTGCCGACCCTGGGTGTCACGGTCCGGCGGCTGCACGACACCAACCGGACCGGCTGGTGGATCCTGATCGGCATCGTCCCGATCATCGGCTGGATCGTGCTGATCGTCTTCCTCGCCACCGAGGGCAACGCCGGCGACAACCAGCACGGCCCGGACCCGAAGGCCGCCGAGCGTTTCGGCACCGGTACGCCGAACGCGGACCCCGGGTACCCGACGGTCTGA